In Lentilitoribacter sp. Alg239-R112, the following proteins share a genomic window:
- a CDS encoding aldehyde dehydrogenase, producing MEMTKADFHKIRDNIKINTQAFIDGKFCEAEDGAKLETINPATGELITSFTHCGPADVDRAVKAARRVFNDGTWSRASPEYRKEILFKLAELVEQNNHELAVLESIDAGKTISDCLQETGSEAVNYFRWYAELADKTFGKVANTGEDALALIVKEPVGVVGAVVPWNFPFLMTVWKIASALAAGCSIVIKPAEQTPLSAIKLGELISEAGIPDGVVNILPGLGETAGQAIGLHNDIDVVTFTGSTEVGRMFMRYSGDSNLKGVGLELGGKSPFIVLDDADITDNLIEDAAMAAFWNGGQNCSANMRQIIAAPLVDEFLDKMTKRVAQFKLGDPLDPETTIGSMISSDHKNMVLDYINKGRSEGAKLITGGDSDRTGSFIEPAIFDGVKNDMIIAREEIFGPVLGVMPVKSVEEALTVANDTVYGLHATVFTRDIDRAISMARRLPCGTVAINGFTEGDIKTPFGGYKQSGSLARENGTEALDQYLQTKTIWIATQPI from the coding sequence ATGGAAATGACAAAAGCCGACTTTCACAAAATTCGGGATAACATAAAAATTAACACGCAGGCATTTATAGATGGCAAGTTCTGTGAAGCCGAAGACGGTGCCAAACTTGAGACGATAAACCCTGCCACAGGTGAGTTGATCACATCATTTACTCATTGTGGGCCTGCCGATGTTGATCGAGCAGTTAAAGCTGCAAGACGCGTATTTAATGATGGGACTTGGTCACGTGCTAGTCCAGAATATCGAAAAGAAATCCTGTTTAAGTTAGCTGAGCTAGTTGAACAAAACAATCATGAATTGGCGGTTTTGGAAAGCATTGATGCAGGCAAAACAATCTCCGATTGTCTACAGGAAACGGGCTCGGAAGCAGTAAATTACTTCCGCTGGTATGCTGAATTAGCTGATAAAACTTTTGGTAAGGTTGCCAATACCGGCGAGGATGCTTTGGCGCTGATTGTCAAGGAACCCGTAGGAGTGGTTGGGGCGGTTGTACCATGGAATTTCCCATTTTTGATGACAGTCTGGAAAATAGCCTCAGCTCTTGCAGCAGGTTGTTCAATCGTTATCAAACCAGCTGAACAAACGCCACTGAGTGCAATAAAGCTTGGCGAGCTAATTAGTGAAGCAGGTATTCCAGACGGTGTTGTTAATATTCTCCCTGGGCTTGGGGAAACTGCTGGTCAAGCGATCGGTCTTCACAATGATATTGATGTTGTTACCTTCACCGGTTCAACGGAAGTTGGGCGTATGTTTATGCGTTATTCAGGCGATAGTAATTTAAAAGGTGTGGGATTGGAGCTTGGAGGTAAAAGCCCCTTCATTGTACTTGATGATGCCGACATAACAGATAACTTGATTGAAGATGCCGCAATGGCAGCGTTCTGGAATGGTGGACAAAACTGCTCGGCCAATATGCGCCAGATAATTGCTGCGCCACTTGTCGATGAATTTCTGGATAAAATGACCAAACGTGTCGCTCAGTTTAAACTGGGTGATCCGTTAGATCCAGAAACCACAATAGGGTCCATGATATCCAGTGACCACAAAAACATGGTGTTAGACTATATCAACAAGGGTCGCAGCGAAGGAGCTAAATTAATTACTGGTGGTGACTCTGACAGGACAGGTAGTTTCATCGAACCTGCTATTTTTGATGGGGTAAAGAATGATATGATCATCGCACGTGAGGAGATATTCGGTCCAGTTTTGGGTGTGATGCCGGTCAAATCAGTGGAAGAAGCGTTGACCGTTGCCAACGATACTGTTTATGGGTTGCATGCAACTGTTTTCACCCGTGATATTGATAGGGCTATATCAATGGCGCGACGTCTACCTTGCGGTACAGTCGCCATCAATGGATTTACTGAAGGTGATATTAAAACACCTTTTGGTGGGTATAAACAATCTGGCTCTCTTGCGCGCGAAAATGGTACTGAAGCGTTGGATCAGTATCTTCAAACTAAGACGATTTGGATTGCAACACAGCCAATTTGA
- a CDS encoding epoxide hydrolase family protein, giving the protein MKSIRPFSVDISDEVIKGIRARVAAFPWHEMPDDGGWDYGTNLDYMKEFCDYWVREYDWKKHETEINRFSHFKAPVNGIDLHFIHEKGSGKNPRPLIISHGWPGTIVEFLDFIDLLAHPEKHGGNIEDAFDVVAPSLPGFGFSGRPSRPYGPREMANVFNTLMTDTLGYKSYMAQGGDWGGAISSWLGYDHGPVCEAIHINVLTMRHKDGPQGPQEEAWAAQFEADQIMQNGYRTQQATKPQTLSYAMMDSPVGVAAWILEKMNSWSDTEGDDIESVYTKDQLLTNIMVYITTRTFNTASWIYYGRREEGGRILSPEGRRVEVPTGCAVFPKEMLNWPPRSYAERIYNVTQWSEMPKGGHFAAMEQPDLLIEDIRKFARSLS; this is encoded by the coding sequence ATGAAGTCAATTAGACCATTCAGTGTAGATATTTCAGACGAGGTTATTAAAGGTATTCGCGCACGTGTTGCAGCGTTTCCATGGCACGAAATGCCAGATGATGGGGGGTGGGACTACGGTACAAATCTTGATTACATGAAGGAGTTTTGCGACTATTGGGTTCGCGAATACGACTGGAAAAAACACGAAACTGAGATCAATCGTTTCTCTCATTTCAAAGCGCCAGTCAATGGAATTGACCTACACTTCATTCATGAAAAGGGTAGTGGGAAAAATCCTAGACCATTGATCATTAGCCACGGCTGGCCAGGCACGATCGTAGAGTTTCTGGACTTTATTGATCTTCTTGCTCACCCTGAAAAACACGGTGGGAATATAGAAGATGCGTTTGATGTCGTTGCACCATCGTTACCTGGATTTGGATTTTCAGGACGTCCTTCTCGCCCCTATGGACCGAGGGAAATGGCAAATGTATTTAACACACTGATGACCGATACATTAGGATATAAATCGTATATGGCCCAAGGTGGAGATTGGGGTGGTGCGATATCTAGTTGGCTTGGCTATGACCATGGACCAGTCTGTGAAGCAATCCACATCAATGTTCTGACGATGCGCCATAAGGACGGACCGCAAGGGCCGCAAGAAGAAGCTTGGGCAGCTCAATTTGAAGCTGACCAGATCATGCAAAATGGTTACCGAACCCAGCAAGCGACCAAACCCCAAACATTGAGCTACGCAATGATGGATAGCCCTGTGGGAGTTGCAGCATGGATACTGGAAAAAATGAATAGTTGGTCAGATACCGAAGGTGATGACATCGAAAGCGTCTACACTAAAGACCAACTTCTCACAAACATCATGGTTTATATCACAACCAGAACCTTCAACACAGCATCATGGATCTATTACGGGCGTCGGGAGGAAGGTGGCAGAATTTTGTCGCCTGAAGGCAGGCGAGTAGAGGTACCAACAGGATGTGCGGTGTTTCCTAAAGAAATGCTGAACTGGCCACCGCGCAGCTACGCAGAGCGCATCTACAACGTAACCCAATGGAGTGAGATGCCTAAAGGTGGTCATTTTGCCGCCATGGAACAACCAGACTTGCTAATTGAAGACATTCGAAAATTTGCACGAAGCCTTAGTTGA
- a CDS encoding PLP-dependent aminotransferase family protein: MDQSQTKNTTAQQIGKKDLVRRAICSRIIEGIYRSGEKVPSCREIAKQLQVSKNSAYEAYSGLVGMGILQSQDRSGFKVGMNIPILQLDEHIGDTSPSTVNRKRIINNNLPDVNARANQPKNWTEFEFPFVYNQIDTEFFPIEAWRECSRLALGRNALPIWTSEAVDIDCPDLIQQLRQRLLHYRGINVAENEILITVGAQHALCIISTLFADDNRPIAFENPGYQEARHLFHMYRNKIAPVPVDEQGLNPDQLPDEFKLAYLTPGCQFPSMVTMCDSRRKAILYKAQAANAFIIEDDYEVGLLGHLKPKPALKSLDKNGDVIYVGSLSKTLSPSIRMGFIVAHQDIIKSAKIVRSLTVRHPPSIVQETTALFLAHGYHDFHLNKLREIYSQRWHVMREAIENQLPMFSPGVATGGTSFWLTGPKDFDAGVFAKRLQHRGVLIEPGDIFYHKGSPRNSFRMGFAAISTDKIKSGIQQISEEANVFLKQ, from the coding sequence GTGGACCAATCACAAACTAAAAACACGACCGCGCAGCAAATAGGCAAGAAGGATCTTGTTCGAAGGGCAATTTGCTCACGGATTATCGAAGGGATATATCGCAGCGGGGAAAAGGTCCCGTCTTGTCGCGAGATTGCCAAGCAGCTTCAGGTTTCCAAAAACAGTGCATATGAGGCGTATTCAGGCCTTGTTGGAATGGGTATCCTCCAATCTCAAGATCGCTCTGGTTTCAAGGTTGGAATGAATATTCCGATACTTCAATTAGATGAGCATATTGGTGATACCTCACCCTCAACAGTAAATCGAAAGCGAATTATCAATAATAATTTGCCAGATGTAAATGCACGTGCAAACCAACCAAAAAACTGGACAGAATTTGAATTTCCCTTTGTTTACAACCAAATAGATACTGAATTTTTCCCAATTGAAGCATGGCGAGAATGCTCTCGCCTGGCTCTTGGGCGAAATGCACTGCCAATTTGGACAAGTGAAGCCGTTGATATTGATTGCCCGGACCTTATCCAACAATTGCGCCAACGCCTGCTACATTATAGAGGCATTAATGTTGCTGAGAATGAAATTCTGATTACAGTCGGAGCCCAACATGCTTTGTGTATAATTAGCACACTATTTGCAGATGACAATCGACCAATCGCTTTTGAAAATCCGGGCTACCAAGAAGCTCGGCATCTTTTTCATATGTACAGAAACAAAATTGCTCCAGTTCCTGTTGATGAGCAGGGACTAAACCCCGATCAACTGCCAGACGAGTTTAAACTCGCCTATCTTACGCCGGGATGCCAATTTCCTTCAATGGTAACCATGTGCGATAGTCGTCGAAAAGCAATACTATACAAAGCACAAGCTGCGAATGCATTTATTATCGAAGATGATTATGAAGTAGGTTTGTTGGGACATTTGAAGCCAAAACCTGCTCTTAAATCGTTGGATAAAAATGGAGATGTTATTTATGTGGGAAGCCTTTCCAAGACACTATCACCTAGTATTCGCATGGGCTTCATTGTAGCTCACCAAGATATCATAAAATCTGCCAAAATTGTTCGTTCTCTGACTGTGCGGCATCCGCCAAGTATTGTCCAAGAAACCACCGCACTATTTTTAGCTCATGGCTATCATGATTTTCATCTAAATAAACTGAGAGAAATATATTCACAACGTTGGCATGTCATGCGGGAGGCCATAGAGAACCAACTACCCATGTTTTCACCGGGCGTTGCCACAGGGGGAACTTCTTTCTGGTTAACCGGACCTAAAGATTTTGATGCCGGCGTTTTTGCAAAACGCCTTCAACACCGCGGTGTCTTAATAGAACCAGGCGATATTTTTTATCATAAAGGATCACCCAGGAACTCATTTCGGATGGGTTTTGCCGCCATCTCTACCGACAAAATCAAATCGGGTATTCAGCAAATTAGTGAAGAAGCTAATGTATTTTTGAAGCAATAA
- a CDS encoding helix-turn-helix transcriptional regulator codes for MTNNNHNSIEVRLGKRIKCRREELDIDISDLSKRSEIPISQIASFERGVGTLEVAEIQRLSSALSMPIALLFEDETRQQKTYNFISPKDGLALNYAFLRIENELVRNEVIALIQALSSGDKRLPHQEQNDICFKLKSFRKSLSD; via the coding sequence TTGACAAATAACAATCATAATTCAATTGAGGTGCGCCTTGGTAAACGTATCAAGTGCCGCCGCGAGGAACTCGATATTGATATATCAGACCTATCCAAAAGATCCGAAATACCAATTAGTCAGATTGCAAGTTTTGAAAGAGGAGTTGGAACACTTGAGGTTGCCGAAATACAGCGACTTTCTTCTGCTCTGAGTATGCCAATAGCTCTACTTTTTGAAGATGAAACTAGACAACAAAAAACTTACAACTTTATTTCACCAAAGGACGGCTTGGCTCTCAATTATGCCTTCTTAAGAATAGAGAATGAACTTGTTAGGAATGAGGTAATCGCATTGATACAAGCTCTCTCAAGTGGAGATAAACGTTTACCTCATCAAGAGCAAAATGATATATGCTTTAAACTAAAGTCTTTTAGAAAAAGTCTCTCAGATTAG